GCAAATCTGGGTGCGCGACAACGGACCAGGGATCGCGCCGGCGTTGCGCGAGCGCGCCTTTGAGCGCTTTTTTAGGGGCACCCAGCAAGGCAACGGCTGCGGCTTGGGGCTGGCCATTGTGCGCGACATTGTGCGCCGTCACGGTGGTGAGGTTGACTTGCGGCACCCACCCGGTGGCGGGTTGGAGGTGGGCATCAGCCTGGCCGCAATCCCTCCTCAAGTGCTCAGGACTGCTTAAGAAAAATATCTTTATCGGGGAAAAATTGCCCGTGCAGTGGCAACAGCGCTCCCCCTAGGGCCCGTGCGTGCATACCCACCGCACCGCGCACCACGGTGGGCACCCTCAATCCAGCTGAAGGGTAATCGGCCATGCTGGTGTGCGTGCGGACACACAGGGCATCGAGCAGTTTGGCCGAGATCGATCCATCGACGATCAGAGCGTCTATGTCCAGCAAAGCCGACGCAGCCGTGGCAGTCATGGCCAGGGCGCTGGCCGAAGCAGCCAGCCAAGGCTGCACCAAGGTTTGATGCACAGGCGCACAGATTTCATCGACAAAAACCAGATTGGGATCCAGCCCGTGGTGCTTGAGTGTGCGCTCGAGCTGCCAAGCCGAAGCCACTTCGAGCAGCTGGCAGGACCGGTCCGAGGGGCCGGCCAGATGCAGGGGCAAAGAGCCAATGGCGCCGGCATTGCCGCTCGAACCATGGATCAAGCGCCCCTGCAACACCAAGCCCCCACCCACGAACGTGCCCACAAACACATACAAAAAGTTGGGCCAGTTCTGCCCCTTGCCCAAAATCAGCTCGGCAGTACAAGCCGCTACCGTATCGCGGGCAAATACAACCGGGAGCGCGGTCAATTTTTGCATCTCAGTTTGTGGTTCTACGTCAGCCCATTGTGCCAACGCCTGCGCCGTTTGCGGCCCAAGCACATCGGCCCATTGGTGCATGGAGGTGGGCGTGGCCAGCCCCAGACCCACTACCCGGTCCCATTGCACACCCAGTCCAGCGCGCAGTTGCGCCAGTCCGTGCTCCACCAACGGAAACACCTGTTCGGGTTGCGGAGTATCGTAGTGGTGTGTTAAATGGCGCTCGATCTGACCCACAAAATTCACCAGCACGATCTCAAGGCTGCGCCGCCCGATCTGCACACCAATGCTGTATGCCCCCTCGGGGTTCAGAGCCAGCGGCACCGAGGGCTGCCCGATGCCGCCGCGCAGACGGTCCAATTTGAGCAGCAAACCCTCATCCAACATGCGCTCGACGATGATCGATACCGTTTGCTTGGACAGCTGCGTCAGGCGCGACAAATCGGCCTTGGGCAATGGGCCGTGCAAGCGTATGGCTTGCAGCACGGTGCGCTCGTTGAATTGGCGCATGCCGATGTGGTTGGATCCACGCACCGCCCAATCGGCTTCGGCAGCCCCCACCAGACTGGTAGCAAAATTCACTTAAAAACCCTCTGCCGGGCCGATAACGCCCTTACAAAAAATGAAATTTCCGTAGGCACTGGACTCGCCGCTCTGGATAAATACACTGGCTTGCTGCACCCGGCGATAGAACTCGAAGCGTTCCACCGCCTCGATCTGCTGCCCGCCAAGCTGGTTTGATTGCTGCAAAAAATCAATCACCCGTTGCTGTGCGGACGTGGTTTGCCCCACGGGCCAGTCGGAGTGTTGCATGTAACCGACAGGAGCAGGCACATCAAGCGCCAGCGGCAACACAGACAGCACAGCGCGCGAAACCCGCAACAAGTCCAGCCCCGGCAAGCGCAGCACCGGCTTGCCTTGGGCCAGCCACTCGGCTGTAAAGTTGGCATCCACCACCGCCACCCATTCGCCGTGCCCCATGGCACACAAATGCTGTAGCAGCGCCGGCGTGAGGATGGGGTCAATCCCTTTTAGCATGGCTGCTCCTCAGCCTGTGGGAGGCTGGCCGGGTCGATGGCCCCGGTGATCAGGCCAACGATTTGCTCCGGGTTGGTCTGGCCTGTGGCCCGGTTGGCAATGATGCGGCCCTGCCTGAAGACCCAGATCCGGTCCACCAGATCGAACACCTGCCGCAAGTTGTGGCTGATGATGATCAACGGTATGCCGCTGCGCTTGAGCCCCTTGATGATTTCCTCCACCTTGGCGGTCTCTTGCACCCCCAGCGCCGCCGTGGGTTCGTCGAGGATGATGAGTTTGCGTGCAAAACCCGCAGCCCGAGCAATCGCCACACATTGACGC
This sequence is a window from Serpentinimonas maccroryi. Protein-coding genes within it:
- a CDS encoding ROK family transcriptional regulator, whose product is MNFATSLVGAAEADWAVRGSNHIGMRQFNERTVLQAIRLHGPLPKADLSRLTQLSKQTVSIIVERMLDEGLLLKLDRLRGGIGQPSVPLALNPEGAYSIGVQIGRRSLEIVLVNFVGQIERHLTHHYDTPQPEQVFPLVEHGLAQLRAGLGVQWDRVVGLGLATPTSMHQWADVLGPQTAQALAQWADVEPQTEMQKLTALPVVFARDTVAACTAELILGKGQNWPNFLYVFVGTFVGGGLVLQGRLIHGSSGNAGAIGSLPLHLAGPSDRSCQLLEVASAWQLERTLKHHGLDPNLVFVDEICAPVHQTLVQPWLAASASALAMTATAASALLDIDALIVDGSISAKLLDALCVRTHTSMADYPSAGLRVPTVVRGAVGMHARALGGALLPLHGQFFPDKDIFLKQS
- a CDS encoding RbsD/FucU family protein; protein product: MLKGIDPILTPALLQHLCAMGHGEWVAVVDANFTAEWLAQGKPVLRLPGLDLLRVSRAVLSVLPLALDVPAPVGYMQHSDWPVGQTTSAQQRVIDFLQQSNQLGGQQIEAVERFEFYRRVQQASVFIQSGESSAYGNFIFCKGVIGPAEGF